In Myxococcus stipitatus, the following are encoded in one genomic region:
- a CDS encoding metallophosphoesterase, whose product MPRWLSFLLWFVPILTLLGVAHVYLYRRLIRDMTAHRGLRRGAQVLLVSGFVAAAGFRSVGVWFPSSESVRILGIGLLTWMGLLMYLFFCTLAVELVQRVVSWRKRDVTPPSEALPSQPPSPERRAVLTGGLAVGAGVAGIGMSGFGAWRAFHPPDVNDIPVRLPRLPRALDGFSLVQLTDIHVGDVLQRHFIDELVARTNALKPDLIAITGDLVDGSVSRLGPYVTGLGALRARHGVFFVTGNHDYYSGATSWVAFLERLGITVLRNRAVSIGDAGASFSLAGVDDWSAFRMGEPGYDLDSALREVSPDRASVLLAHQPSNFDEVARRGVGLQISGHTHGGQMFPGNLVGDLVWGSRNAGLSRAGDSQLYVSRGCGFVGPPMRVGAPPEIARLVLMPG is encoded by the coding sequence ATGCCCCGCTGGCTCAGCTTCCTGTTGTGGTTCGTCCCCATCCTGACGCTGCTTGGCGTCGCACACGTCTACCTCTACCGAAGACTCATCCGGGACATGACGGCGCATCGCGGCCTGCGCCGAGGCGCCCAGGTCCTGCTCGTCTCGGGCTTCGTGGCGGCCGCCGGGTTCCGCTCCGTCGGCGTCTGGTTCCCCTCGTCGGAGAGCGTCCGGATCCTGGGCATCGGGCTACTCACCTGGATGGGCCTGCTCATGTACCTTTTCTTCTGCACGCTGGCCGTGGAGCTGGTGCAGCGCGTGGTGAGCTGGCGCAAGCGCGATGTGACGCCGCCCAGCGAAGCGCTTCCGTCCCAGCCCCCCTCGCCCGAGCGCCGCGCGGTGCTCACGGGCGGGCTGGCCGTGGGCGCGGGAGTCGCGGGCATCGGGATGAGTGGCTTTGGAGCATGGCGCGCGTTCCATCCCCCCGACGTGAACGACATCCCGGTGCGCCTGCCGCGCTTGCCTCGGGCCCTGGATGGATTCTCGCTGGTGCAGCTCACGGACATCCACGTGGGCGACGTGCTCCAGCGTCACTTCATCGACGAGCTGGTCGCACGCACCAACGCGCTGAAGCCCGACCTCATCGCCATCACCGGCGACCTGGTGGATGGCTCGGTGAGCAGGCTGGGCCCCTACGTCACGGGCCTGGGCGCGCTGCGCGCTCGACATGGCGTGTTCTTCGTGACCGGCAATCATGATTACTATTCCGGCGCAACGTCATGGGTGGCCTTCCTCGAGCGATTGGGCATCACCGTGCTGCGCAACCGCGCCGTGTCCATCGGGGATGCGGGGGCGTCCTTCTCATTGGCCGGGGTGGACGACTGGAGCGCGTTCAGGATGGGAGAGCCCGGGTACGACCTGGACTCGGCGCTTCGCGAGGTGAGCCCGGACCGGGCCTCCGTGCTGCTGGCCCACCAACCCTCCAACTTCGACGAGGTCGCCCGGCGTGGCGTGGGGCTCCAGATCTCCGGCCACACCCACGGCGGACAGATGTTCCCCGGCAACCTCGTGGGAGACCTCGTGTGGGGCAGTCGCAACGCGGGTCTCAGCCGCGCGGGCGACTCCCAGCTCTATGTCAGCCGGGGCTGTGGCTTCGTGGGTCCCCCCATGCGGGTGGGAGCCCCGCCGGAGATTGCCCGGCTGGTGTTGATGCCGGGGTGA
- a CDS encoding Carotenogenesis protein CarS, whose amino-acid sequence MIQDPSLIVKRDVDGAPVLIGERVTVIPDSTDGTISPGFLGRTGVVVALVYDDPVQQYPTDPLIQVRVDGLGDDLFFLDELVADPAHARTSRAQGQEHERPTRPRAHRVQ is encoded by the coding sequence ATGATCCAGGACCCCTCTCTCATCGTGAAGCGCGACGTGGATGGAGCCCCCGTGCTCATCGGCGAGCGAGTCACTGTCATCCCCGACTCCACGGATGGCACCATCAGCCCAGGCTTCCTCGGCCGCACCGGCGTCGTCGTGGCGCTTGTCTACGACGACCCGGTCCAGCAATACCCCACCGACCCGCTCATCCAGGTCCGTGTGGATGGCCTGGGTGATGACCTCTTCTTCCTCGATGAGCTGGTCGCGGACCCGGCACACGCCCGTACCTCACGCGCACAAGGCCAGGAGCACGAGCGCCCGACTCGGCCCCGCGCTCATCGCGTGCAGTAA
- a CDS encoding non-canonical purine NTP pyrophosphatase encodes MTRAILVTGNRHKADEVIRLLAGLDITWQKLPLPGFEDDATTAPLDLATAVKNKVLAAYAQLGTPCIVETTALELEGGESFTGARFKQELLTRGAHAFFAEHGGRRGRTRVAVAYSADGHPDHVHLFEGAISGELLTHPRGEGGYGWDSAWLPDGYQRTLGEMSGNKFFVNMRHRPYLELADLLRPASPGGAYEAHLTVSARTEEELERFRAFCDEASVKCIFIELGRGAEPFQPMTASYHHGTLRHALEEVRGMARALAGQGFDVTRMKLEALGKNRDMPEDDAAALAQPANYFEFHVKVLLPASGADMDTLQARCARHGAHLSRNARKVREDGASERFVTLRAHAMGRVNADARFTALLEDLSGLGYPLTQRLREYTVYDSNHGLDRGWLESTP; translated from the coding sequence ATGACCCGGGCCATTCTCGTCACCGGCAATCGCCACAAAGCCGACGAGGTCATCCGCCTCCTGGCCGGCCTCGACATCACCTGGCAGAAGCTGCCTCTTCCTGGCTTCGAGGATGACGCGACCACCGCGCCGCTCGACCTCGCCACGGCCGTGAAGAACAAGGTGCTGGCCGCGTACGCCCAGCTCGGCACACCGTGCATCGTGGAGACCACCGCCTTGGAGCTGGAGGGAGGTGAGTCCTTCACGGGCGCGCGCTTCAAACAGGAGCTGCTGACTCGCGGGGCGCACGCGTTCTTCGCGGAGCATGGTGGCCGTCGCGGACGCACACGCGTGGCGGTGGCCTACTCAGCGGATGGCCACCCCGACCACGTCCACCTCTTCGAGGGCGCCATCTCGGGCGAGTTGCTCACCCATCCCCGTGGCGAGGGTGGCTACGGCTGGGACAGCGCGTGGCTTCCCGACGGCTATCAGCGAACGCTCGGCGAGATGTCCGGGAACAAGTTCTTCGTCAACATGCGGCACAGGCCCTACCTGGAGCTGGCGGACCTGCTGCGCCCGGCCTCTCCCGGTGGCGCCTACGAGGCCCACCTCACCGTCTCCGCCCGCACCGAGGAGGAGCTGGAGCGCTTCCGCGCGTTCTGTGACGAGGCCTCGGTGAAGTGCATCTTCATCGAGCTGGGCCGAGGCGCCGAGCCCTTCCAGCCCATGACGGCCTCCTACCACCACGGCACGCTCCGTCACGCGCTGGAGGAGGTCAGGGGGATGGCGCGTGCGCTCGCGGGCCAGGGCTTCGACGTGACGCGCATGAAGCTGGAGGCGCTCGGCAAGAACCGCGACATGCCCGAGGACGACGCGGCGGCGCTCGCGCAGCCCGCCAACTACTTCGAGTTCCACGTGAAGGTCCTCCTGCCCGCGAGCGGCGCGGACATGGACACCCTCCAGGCCCGGTGCGCGCGGCACGGCGCTCACTTGTCACGCAACGCTCGCAAGGTGCGCGAGGACGGCGCCTCCGAACGCTTCGTCACGCTCCGCGCCCACGCCATGGGACGCGTCAACGCGGACGCGCGCTTCACCGCGCTCCTCGAAGACCTCTCGGGCCTGGGCTATCCGCTCACCCAGCGGCTGCGCGAGTACACGGTCTACGACTCCAACCACGGCCTCGACCGGGGCTGGCTCGAAAGCACGCCATGA
- a CDS encoding DUF1109 domain-containing protein, producing MKTPIDIDSLLNEAPREEPSALTRALERARGELALHQPVRHWRTQAAWMMASSFAIALLVAGVLLAGGALNGEALLQRIPLLLLLLTTSGVCAWGALSPHGRGLRRAAVGLAMACAATLVLARGSPSAPPSLPGWVCTASHLAVDLVPLIVAVVVLRGAAFQPLRALCAGLSVGTTGAFVGELACEQDWRHVAGYHLLAWALVCAAAFVLSRSLKPRSYAP from the coding sequence ATGAAGACGCCCATCGACATCGACTCCCTGCTCAACGAGGCGCCTCGCGAGGAGCCGAGCGCCCTCACTCGAGCCTTGGAGAGGGCACGAGGCGAGCTCGCGCTGCATCAGCCCGTGAGGCACTGGCGCACCCAGGCCGCGTGGATGATGGCGTCGTCCTTCGCCATCGCGCTGTTGGTGGCCGGTGTGTTGCTCGCGGGCGGCGCGCTGAATGGCGAGGCCCTTCTCCAACGAATTCCCCTGCTCCTGCTGCTGCTCACGACCAGCGGTGTCTGTGCGTGGGGGGCCCTGTCGCCCCATGGACGCGGACTGCGGCGCGCCGCCGTGGGACTGGCCATGGCTTGCGCGGCGACCCTCGTGCTCGCGCGGGGCTCCCCCAGCGCCCCGCCCTCGCTTCCGGGGTGGGTATGCACGGCGAGCCACCTCGCCGTGGACCTCGTGCCGCTCATCGTCGCGGTGGTGGTGCTGCGCGGCGCGGCCTTCCAACCCCTGCGCGCCCTGTGCGCGGGCCTGTCTGTCGGCACGACGGGGGCGTTCGTCGGTGAGCTCGCGTGTGAGCAGGACTGGCGGCACGTCGCTGGCTACCACCTGCTCGCCTGGGCCCTCGTCTGCGCGGCGGCCTTCGTTCTCTCCCGCTCCCTCAAGCCCCGCTCCTACGCACCATGA
- a CDS encoding RNA ligase family protein: MNLPDPELRPLGRKAYGSIPHLPGSRTGPADRHLSPALARVCTERVRDARDHVVVLEKLDGSCVAAARVGDTLLALGREGRLAAHSPNEARRLWANWVATHSQRFMAVLRPGEWLVGEWLALAHGTRYALVHEPFVAFDLMHDGHRLPWAQLTERIAAASFITPGLIHEGGPLDIETAMSRLQPHGFHHAVDPVEGAVWRLERREGSGVRVDFLAKYVRRDKVDGGLLPENSGRPALWNWRPEAPPSKEVLP; this comes from the coding sequence GTGAACCTCCCCGACCCCGAGCTCCGCCCGCTGGGCCGCAAGGCCTACGGTTCGATTCCGCACCTGCCTGGCTCGCGCACCGGCCCCGCGGACCGGCACCTTTCGCCCGCCCTCGCCCGGGTGTGCACCGAACGCGTGCGCGACGCGAGAGATCATGTCGTCGTCCTGGAGAAGTTGGATGGCTCGTGTGTCGCCGCCGCGCGAGTGGGCGACACCCTGCTCGCACTAGGCCGGGAGGGACGGCTCGCGGCCCATTCTCCCAACGAAGCCCGCAGGCTCTGGGCCAACTGGGTCGCCACCCACTCCCAGCGATTCATGGCCGTGCTGAGGCCTGGAGAATGGCTCGTCGGAGAGTGGCTCGCCCTGGCCCATGGCACCCGATACGCGCTGGTCCATGAGCCCTTCGTCGCGTTCGACTTGATGCACGACGGCCATCGCCTGCCCTGGGCACAGCTCACCGAGCGCATCGCGGCCGCGAGCTTCATCACGCCCGGCCTGATTCATGAGGGAGGTCCCCTCGACATCGAGACGGCGATGTCGCGCCTTCAACCCCATGGGTTCCACCACGCCGTGGACCCGGTGGAGGGCGCCGTGTGGAGGCTCGAGCGCCGGGAAGGCTCGGGTGTCAGGGTGGATTTCCTGGCCAAGTATGTCCGCCGCGACAAGGTGGACGGGGGCCTGCTTCCAGAGAACTCCGGCCGCCCCGCTCTCTGGAACTGGCGCCCCGAAGCGCCCCCATCGAAGGAAGTGCTGCCATGA
- a CDS encoding nucleotidyl transferase AbiEii/AbiGii toxin family protein has protein sequence MNTDESPLRSGIAVLRRLARSPEASSLVLRGGLMMRLWSGPVPRFVEDLDFLAAFPFDVPRTLRLLEQVLRVDVDDGFHFGALRSEVIWEETDFPGVRIHVDTRLPGALAPFELRIDVGFGDELEPPATWLDYASADGAPARVLTVRPETMFAWKVHGLFERGKGRFRPKDLFDVFLLVRFAPLEAPLLAPALRLAFDSRGDSLELMERLVSGTFGQSPWSLEKWARYRAPQPDGRPEHLADVVQAVSHALLPVWKAARALPSKRP, from the coding sequence ATGAACACCGACGAGTCCCCGCTCCGTTCGGGAATCGCGGTGCTGCGCCGATTGGCCCGCTCGCCGGAAGCCTCGTCCCTGGTCCTTCGCGGCGGGTTGATGATGCGCCTGTGGAGCGGGCCCGTGCCTCGCTTTGTCGAGGACCTCGACTTCCTCGCGGCCTTCCCGTTCGACGTCCCACGGACGCTGCGGCTCCTGGAACAGGTGCTGAGAGTGGACGTGGACGACGGCTTCCACTTCGGCGCGCTCCGCTCCGAGGTCATCTGGGAGGAGACCGACTTCCCTGGCGTGCGCATCCACGTCGACACACGGCTGCCTGGAGCGCTGGCCCCCTTCGAGCTGCGCATCGACGTGGGCTTTGGAGACGAATTAGAGCCCCCCGCCACATGGCTCGACTATGCGTCGGCCGACGGGGCTCCGGCGCGTGTGCTCACCGTGCGCCCGGAGACGATGTTCGCATGGAAGGTGCACGGCCTCTTCGAGCGGGGCAAGGGGCGCTTCCGCCCCAAGGACCTGTTCGACGTGTTCCTGCTCGTGCGGTTCGCGCCGCTCGAAGCCCCGCTGCTCGCGCCCGCCCTGCGGCTGGCCTTCGACTCGCGCGGAGACTCCCTCGAACTCATGGAGCGGCTGGTCTCCGGCACGTTCGGCCAGAGCCCGTGGAGCCTGGAGAAGTGGGCCCGCTACCGGGCGCCGCAACCCGATGGACGCCCCGAGCACCTCGCCGACGTCGTGCAGGCTGTCAGCCACGCGCTCCTGCCCGTGTGGAAGGCGGCACGCGCCCTCCCATCCAAACGCCCCTGA
- a CDS encoding RNA polymerase sigma factor encodes MGSPSDEALMERFCDGASDAFETLFARHAGRVQGFLTRMVRDGPLAEDLLQTTFLSVIRARGRYEPGTRFIPWLMTIAANAARDSLRHRQHVEAYASGDHTGAPTSAPPPSGDPSLRQHLLDALQQLPPDHREAVVLSKVEGWSFDEIAELRGISAGAARLRAHRGYEKLREILGALGEA; translated from the coding sequence ATGGGAAGTCCCTCGGACGAAGCACTCATGGAACGGTTCTGCGACGGTGCATCAGACGCGTTCGAGACCCTGTTCGCCCGGCATGCTGGCCGGGTTCAAGGGTTCCTGACGCGAATGGTGCGCGATGGCCCGCTCGCCGAGGACCTCTTGCAGACCACATTCCTGTCCGTCATCCGAGCCCGAGGGCGCTACGAGCCCGGGACTCGCTTCATCCCCTGGCTGATGACCATCGCCGCCAATGCCGCGCGGGACTCGCTGCGTCATCGCCAGCACGTGGAGGCCTATGCCTCCGGAGACCACACCGGAGCCCCCACCTCCGCCCCGCCCCCTTCCGGGGACCCGTCCCTGCGCCAGCACCTGCTGGATGCGCTGCAACAGCTTCCCCCCGACCACCGCGAGGCCGTGGTGCTCAGCAAGGTGGAGGGTTGGTCCTTCGACGAGATCGCCGAGCTCCGAGGCATCAGCGCGGGCGCGGCCAGACTGCGGGCCCACCGGGGCTACGAAAAGCTCCGGGAGATTCTCGGCGCGCTGGGAGAGGCGTGA
- a CDS encoding AI-2E family transporter: MADSRRWSNYGFAALFALVLMLFSRILLPFLMPVLLGGFLVVLFMPVQDYLCQKSRGRKALCAGVSTLTVFLLILAPLALVGWLVAREVLHVVGRAQELLEHVDVFHWVGSSLPRGLGRYVRFDLEGSHAERSLMAVVAEGASLVRDVVGAGTELAINMFLMMVAMYYFFLDGRRLVSEVTGLIPLERRYLDAFAREFTDVAYAMVYGNTITALIQGAVGFVGLLISGVPHAGVWGAAMVLVALVPVGGTALVWGPIGVVLLALGRVSEGVFLLAWGTLLVGSIDNIIRPRLCGSRMALHPLLVFLSMFGGLAVFGMMGLLVGPLIASLFMAMVRIYRRDFLGRGRLEGESPVAVRLEAPLANAPPVVAASAPANA, encoded by the coding sequence GTGGCTGATTCGCGGCGGTGGTCGAACTACGGGTTCGCGGCGCTGTTTGCGCTCGTGCTGATGCTGTTCTCCAGGATTCTGTTGCCGTTCCTGATGCCGGTATTGCTGGGCGGCTTCCTGGTGGTCCTCTTCATGCCGGTGCAGGACTACCTGTGTCAGAAGTCGCGGGGCCGCAAGGCCTTGTGCGCGGGGGTGTCCACCCTCACGGTGTTCCTGCTCATCCTCGCGCCGCTGGCCCTGGTGGGGTGGCTGGTGGCGCGTGAGGTTCTCCACGTCGTGGGCCGCGCGCAGGAGCTGTTGGAGCACGTGGACGTGTTCCACTGGGTCGGCTCCAGCCTGCCGAGGGGCCTGGGCCGCTATGTCCGCTTCGACCTCGAGGGCAGCCACGCGGAGCGTTCGCTGATGGCGGTCGTGGCGGAAGGCGCGTCGCTGGTGCGGGACGTGGTGGGGGCGGGCACCGAGTTGGCCATCAACATGTTCCTGATGATGGTGGCCATGTACTACTTCTTCCTCGATGGCCGCCGGCTGGTGTCGGAGGTCACGGGCCTGATTCCGCTGGAGCGCCGCTACCTGGACGCCTTCGCGCGGGAGTTCACCGACGTCGCGTACGCCATGGTCTATGGCAACACCATCACCGCGCTCATCCAGGGGGCGGTGGGGTTCGTGGGGTTGCTCATCTCCGGGGTTCCACACGCCGGGGTCTGGGGTGCCGCCATGGTGTTGGTGGCCCTGGTACCGGTGGGGGGCACGGCCCTGGTCTGGGGGCCCATTGGCGTGGTGCTCCTGGCGCTGGGGCGGGTGAGCGAGGGGGTCTTCCTCCTGGCCTGGGGAACCCTCCTCGTGGGGAGCATCGACAACATCATCCGTCCCCGCTTGTGCGGCTCGCGCATGGCGTTGCATCCACTGCTGGTCTTCCTCTCCATGTTCGGCGGGCTGGCGGTGTTCGGGATGATGGGCCTGTTGGTGGGGCCGCTCATCGCGTCCCTCTTCATGGCGATGGTGCGCATCTACCGCCGTGACTTCCTGGGAAGGGGCCGCTTGGAGGGCGAGTCACCCGTGGCGGTGAGGCTGGAGGCCCCCCTGGCGAACGCCCCGCCAGTGGTGGCGGCCTCGGCGCCCGCGAACGCGTGA
- a CDS encoding FKBP-type peptidyl-prolyl cis-trans isomerase has protein sequence MLRSLLLCALLLPLMGCGDDSSGQQGSPDSGDPTKVTYAESLNVDLSVMTRLPSGLFLLDQGAVGTGDEATNGARVQVHYTGYLPDGKMFETSEGKAPIAFNLGLGQVIDGWDQGLLGMRVGGKRRLIIPSALGYGAQGSASGRIPPHSVLIFDVGLISVR, from the coding sequence ATGCTTCGCTCGCTTCTGTTGTGTGCCCTGCTCCTCCCTCTCATGGGTTGTGGTGATGACTCGTCCGGGCAGCAGGGGAGCCCGGACAGCGGCGACCCCACGAAGGTGACGTACGCGGAGAGCCTGAACGTGGACCTGTCGGTGATGACGCGTCTGCCCAGTGGCCTGTTCCTGCTGGACCAGGGGGCCGTGGGCACCGGGGACGAGGCGACGAACGGCGCGCGGGTACAGGTGCACTACACGGGCTATCTCCCGGACGGGAAGATGTTCGAGACCTCGGAAGGCAAGGCCCCGATCGCCTTCAATCTGGGGCTGGGGCAGGTCATCGATGGGTGGGACCAGGGGCTGCTGGGCATGCGCGTGGGGGGCAAGCGTCGCCTCATCATTCCGTCCGCGCTGGGCTACGGCGCGCAGGGCTCGGCGTCGGGCCGCATTCCTCCGCACTCCGTCCTCATCTTCGACGTGGGGCTCATCTCCGTCCGCTGA
- a CDS encoding P1 family peptidase, translating into MVHIPEYNGPRVRARELGLPLGRFKPGKYNAITDVEGILVGHCTLIKGDGPLRPGHGPVRTGVTAILPNNGNIFMERMTGGGFVLNGAGEVSGMTQLMEWGLIETPILLTNTMAVGAVSDGVARHLVERYPGIGDEHDVIIPIVGECDDSWLNDISGRHVREEHVYEAIRNAASGPVAEGNVGGGTGMVTCDFKGGIGTASRKLPEVLGGYTLGVLVMSNFGKMHNLRVGGLPVGEVLAEKFKGAPKRGTTYGSIIAVVATDAPLLSHQINRLCKRVGLGIGRVGSYAAHGSGEIVVGFSTANIIPRRTQKMVYKLKLLLDQRLDPLYEAVMEATEEAILNAMCMATSMTGANGNHCPALPLDEVRNFVDACKPIFASVKKRPHQSSAPASREKPTDEDREGEVTVSTARPTQVRGAEGIPFPTRPAPEVEPGGEPGAEQASSTPLEGSSSGSPSGSDS; encoded by the coding sequence ATGGTGCACATCCCCGAGTACAACGGACCGCGGGTTCGCGCCCGCGAGCTGGGACTTCCCCTCGGCCGCTTCAAGCCAGGCAAGTACAACGCCATCACCGACGTGGAAGGCATCCTCGTCGGCCACTGCACGCTCATCAAAGGCGATGGCCCCTTGCGGCCAGGGCATGGGCCGGTGCGCACGGGTGTGACGGCCATCCTGCCGAACAACGGCAACATCTTCATGGAGCGGATGACGGGAGGCGGCTTCGTGCTCAACGGCGCGGGCGAGGTCTCCGGCATGACGCAGCTCATGGAGTGGGGGCTCATCGAGACGCCCATCCTTCTGACGAACACCATGGCGGTGGGCGCGGTGTCGGACGGCGTGGCCCGCCACCTGGTGGAGCGCTACCCGGGCATCGGCGATGAGCACGACGTCATCATCCCCATCGTCGGCGAGTGCGACGACTCATGGCTCAACGACATCTCCGGCCGGCACGTGCGCGAGGAGCATGTCTACGAGGCCATCCGCAACGCGGCCTCGGGCCCGGTGGCGGAGGGCAACGTGGGCGGCGGCACCGGCATGGTGACGTGTGACTTCAAGGGCGGTATCGGCACCGCGTCCCGCAAGCTGCCGGAGGTCCTGGGGGGCTACACCCTGGGCGTCCTGGTGATGTCCAACTTCGGGAAGATGCACAACCTGCGCGTGGGCGGGCTCCCCGTGGGGGAGGTGCTGGCCGAGAAGTTCAAGGGCGCGCCCAAGCGCGGCACCACCTATGGCTCCATCATCGCGGTGGTGGCCACGGACGCGCCGCTCTTGAGCCATCAAATCAACCGCCTGTGCAAGCGCGTGGGCCTGGGCATCGGCCGGGTGGGCAGCTACGCGGCGCACGGCTCGGGGGAAATCGTGGTGGGCTTCTCCACCGCGAACATCATCCCGCGTCGCACCCAGAAGATGGTCTACAAGCTGAAGCTCCTCCTGGACCAGCGATTGGACCCCCTTTACGAGGCGGTGATGGAGGCCACCGAGGAGGCCATCCTCAACGCCATGTGCATGGCCACCTCCATGACGGGCGCCAACGGCAACCACTGCCCGGCGCTCCCCCTGGACGAGGTCCGCAACTTCGTGGACGCCTGCAAGCCCATCTTCGCCTCGGTGAAGAAGCGGCCCCACCAGAGCAGCGCCCCGGCCTCCCGGGAGAAGCCCACCGACGAGGACCGGGAGGGGGAAGTCACGGTGTCCACCGCCCGACCCACCCAGGTCCGCGGGGCGGAGGGGATTCCCTTCCCGACACGTCCCGCCCCAGAGGTGGAACCCGGGGGGGAGCCTGGGGCCGAGCAGGCCTCTTCCACACCTTTGGAGGGTTCCTCTTCCGGGAGCCCTTCGGGTTCTGATAGTTAA